TGAGACCATAGAAGGGCTGCTCTTGGACCTGGATCGCCATACGGAGGTCCTCTCAGGCGCCCGTCGCCAGCGGCCGGCGCTGGGGCAGCCAATCCTGGCTCTCGCCGGGAACGCTGTACTCGTAGGGTCCGCGCTCGACCACCGGCAGCGCCTCACCCCAGTTGAGGTGCGGCGGGGGCGAGGCCACCGACCACTCGAGCGTGCTCGCCTGCCAGGGGTTGGCCGGCGCCGGCGCCCCCGCCACGAGGCTCCGGACCACGTTGACCACGAAGGGGATCTGCGCGGCCAGCAGCAGGAAGGACGCGACGGTCGCCCACTCGTTGATCCACTGGTGCGGTTTGAGCATCTCGAACGGCCGCGGGTCGGCGGTGCGCCGGGTCATGCCGGCCAGCCCGATGTTGTGCATCAGGAAGAAGGTCAGGTTGAAGAAGACGACCGTGAGCCAGAAGTGTAGCCGGCCCAGGGGCCCGGAGAGCATCCGGCCGAACATCTTCGGGAACCAGTAGTAGAACCCGGCGAAGGCGCCGAAGACCGTCGAGCTGAAGAGCGTGTAGTGGAAGTGGGCCACCACGAAGTACGTGCCGCGGAGGTAGATGTCGACGGGCGCGGAGCCGTTGAAGATCCCGGTGAGCCCGCCGAACACGAACATGGCGATGAAACCCAGCGCGAAGAGCATCGGGGTCTCGAAGCTGATGGAGCCCCGCCAGAGCGTGGCGATCATGGCGAACAGCACCCACGCCACCGGCACCGAGATCAGGATGGTGCTGATGCTGAAGGGCATGGCCAGGCGCGGGTCCATGCCGCTCACGAACATGTGGTGCGCCCAGACCATGAAGCTGAGCCCGACCACCCCGCCCGTGGCCCAGAGGATCCAGCGGTAGCCGAAGATCGGCTTGCGGGAGAAGACCGGGAGCACCTCGCACACGAACCCCACCGGCGGCAGCAACAGCACGTAGACCTCGGGGTGGCCGAAGAACCAGAACAGGTGCTGCCAGAGTAGCGGATCGCCGCCGCTCCCGGGGACGTAGAAGCGGGTGCCGATCAGGCGGTCCAGCAGGAGCATCACGGCGCCGGCGATCAGCGGGCCCACGGAGAGCAGGAAGATGAGCGCGGCGGCGAGCTGGTGCCAGACGGCGAGCGGCATGCGCATAAGCGTCATCCCCGGCGCCCGGAGCGTGAGGGCCGTCGTGAGGAAGTTGACCCCACCCATGAGGAAGGCGGCGAACTCGAGCGCGTGGGCCAGGAGCCAGAGGGTCAACCCCCAGTTGGACCCCGTGTACTCCACCTTGCCCGACAGCGGTGGGTAGCCGGTCCAGCCTGCCGAGGCGGCGCCGCCCGGGACGAAGAATGAGACCAGCAGCACCAGCGAGGCCAGCCCGAAGACCCAGATCGAGAGCATGTTCAGCCGCGGAAACGCCATGTCCCGCGCCCCGATCATGAGCGGGATGAGGAAGTTGCCGAAGGCTCCGAGCCCGATCGGCATGGCCACGAAGAAGACCATGATGGTCCCGTGCATCGTGACCAGCACGTTGTAGGCGGCGGGCCCGACCACCCCCCAGCCCGGCACGTCGCTGCCGGGCCAGGCGAGCTGCCAGCGCATCACCCCCGACAGGAAGCCGCCTATCACCGTCCAGAAGAGGCCCCAGGCCAGATACTGCTTGGCGATGGTCTTGTGGTCCGTGGAGAAGACCCAGGTGCGCCAGAAGCCGAGCCCGGCGTCGTGGGTCTCCAGATGTCTGGTGTCCGCCTCGGTGGGCAGGAGATCCTTCATCGCGGCCTCCGTGAGTCAGCCGTCGTGGCGGCCGGCCATTGCTGCTTCACCCAGGCCTCGTACTCCTCCGGCGGGTGTACGTAGAGCGACCCGTTCATCATCGAGTGGCCGATCCCACACAGCTCGGCGCAGGGCAACTCGTACCGGCCCGGCTTGGTTGCCTCGAACCAGCCGCCCGTCAGCCGCCCCGGCACCATGTCTTGCTTGAAGCGAAGGTTGGGGGCGAAGAAGCTGTGCACCACGTCCCCGGACTTGAGGACCAGGCGAACGGGCCGGCCGACGGGGACGTGGATCTCGTTGTTGAACTGCCGATCGTCCCCGGTCCCGAACTTCCCGTCCGGGCCCGGGTAGACCACCTCCCAGAAAAACTGACGGCCCGTGACCTGGATGGTCAGCTCGGCCGGCGGGAACTGGCCCTTGACCTTGGCCCAGGCCGGCGCCCCCCGCCAGTCGATCCACAG
Above is a genomic segment from Candidatus Rokuibacteriota bacterium containing:
- a CDS encoding cbb3-type cytochrome c oxidase subunit I, producing the protein MKDLLPTEADTRHLETHDAGLGFWRTWVFSTDHKTIAKQYLAWGLFWTVIGGFLSGVMRWQLAWPGSDVPGWGVVGPAAYNVLVTMHGTIMVFFVAMPIGLGAFGNFLIPLMIGARDMAFPRLNMLSIWVFGLASLVLLVSFFVPGGAASAGWTGYPPLSGKVEYTGSNWGLTLWLLAHALEFAAFLMGGVNFLTTALTLRAPGMTLMRMPLAVWHQLAAALIFLLSVGPLIAGAVMLLLDRLIGTRFYVPGSGGDPLLWQHLFWFFGHPEVYVLLLPPVGFVCEVLPVFSRKPIFGYRWILWATGGVVGLSFMVWAHHMFVSGMDPRLAMPFSISTILISVPVAWVLFAMIATLWRGSISFETPMLFALGFIAMFVFGGLTGIFNGSAPVDIYLRGTYFVVAHFHYTLFSSTVFGAFAGFYYWFPKMFGRMLSGPLGRLHFWLTVVFFNLTFFLMHNIGLAGMTRRTADPRPFEMLKPHQWINEWATVASFLLLAAQIPFVVNVVRSLVAGAPAPANPWQASTLEWSVASPPPHLNWGEALPVVERGPYEYSVPGESQDWLPQRRPLATGA
- a CDS encoding cytochrome c oxidase subunit II, yielding MVNWMRWFPENVSTYGGDVDSVFALIYWVGLVWFVITLGTFGVFLVLYRRRQGRRAFYITGEPLRQAAWILIPCAVILALDLWIDWRGAPAWAKVKGQFPPAELTIQVTGRQFFWEVVYPGPDGKFGTGDDRQFNNEIHVPVGRPVRLVLKSGDVVHSFFAPNLRFKQDMVPGRLTGGWFEATKPGRYELPCAELCGIGHSMMNGSLYVHPPEEYEAWVKQQWPAATTADSRRPR